A section of the Ovis canadensis isolate MfBH-ARS-UI-01 breed Bighorn chromosome 1, ARS-UI_OviCan_v2, whole genome shotgun sequence genome encodes:
- the PARP14 gene encoding protein mono-ADP-ribosyltransferase PARP14 — protein sequence MAEPGSFPLLVEGSWGSQPPKNLSTKLQMYFQSRKRSGGGECEVCPVPGSSNRFLVLFYPDDVRQRVLERESHELEWPGKGTFKLTVQIPTVPDEVQKGKIPTKESKTKEKIEESDSSKKLEEDLSLSRRSEKEEDTPKECEDISSLVAFENLKANVTDVMLMLLVENISGLTNDDFKLEFIRDFNVAVVTFQTYTDALKFVGECPKHHSVKKLQLSARLLEVTKTIRVENLPPGVHDHDLKCLFENPHNGGGRVVSIEYFLEESSALIEFFDRKVMDTIMTKKLDLNNMPLSVFPYYPSLGTALYGEEKPLIKLPASFREPLDLSLWKFLQKKNLTEEIHDQMRRCHCELTWCQHNSEVIIRPAATLVNEGRLRVKTWQKDVSKLFSDIRSKYTVTSFKVDPTVWDTIKDSLEDDKILIEFDALASIVTLVGESDDVQNIEPQIKDLIESTIQNMKREEQSLKQKLAITSSKYSLLLHSGIQEQLHTECPEVEIYYDEASQHMCFKGLPAEVYKVKCEIQEKVYSMAQRKIHVHPKVFQFLQQVDCAEFSKSLFIAQNILAVYELEGTTVLLTGFSSEVLVKAENQMCSTLICKCIDVEDRKVLNGKNWKGLTGNLCKKHNSSSKTVVIQEVTSETAAQVIIAGCIRDVSKIYDLLFDFVEKHTKIERWHGVESSLIVDYLKAEKQIWPKIKRMNVQVNFNPENKQKAISLIGPKTKVLEGMKIVKQALDSVCVKSIHIDKPGAGQFFQDKARYYKSEVRRLFDCFIELKKDEEKARGGTGGQRCLFRTDLAPGVSLIVQQGDLTHFPVQVVVNAASEELKPRGALAAALLGAAGPELQEDCDQILKKKGKISPPCAIISKAGKLPYQHVIHAVGPQWKSDEVQKCVWQLKTAVKESLNLAVKHKYQSIAIPAISSRTLSFPLSLCVESIVLAIKEWFQCKKNGSTLKEIYLVDIAEKTVEAFAESAKSIFKDTLPDVASLPSLPAAAQPDKRKDDGNGSSLLTPEGLRIRLVKGDVQNATTHVVVNSIPSDLELDRGPLSKAFLEKAGQKLQEELKTAGQGVVVDVGTVLQTSGCSLHCHHVLHVVAPNWRDNKPSSQKIMENIIRKCLEITESLSLNSIAFPAIGTGNLGFPKNIFAQLITSEVFTFSRKSQSRTLQEVWFLLHPSDHETIQAFSDEFATRANGNIITDKISKAESTQDFYGTVSNPDSGMYEMKIGPILFQVASGDISKEEADVIVNSTSKSFNLKAGVSKAILESAGGNVEIECSRQAQQGHSDYIITEGGFLKCKNIIHVIGGNDVKRSVTCVLQECEKRHYSSVCLPAIGTGSAKQDPDKVAVAIIDAIEEFIQKSLVQSMKKVKVVIFQPQLLDVFYANMKKRGPQASFQQCMMSKIASFLGFSRKSPKKQTLVLEKKTELAVFQVCGKNVKNVEDALLWIQDLIQKEQCPYSSEDECIKHFDTNEYKELDELQKKLNISISLNCERPLIEVSGITKDVMQARNAIEDMIKRVRLSKEQESLADRTRDFVEWQYEDGNNKLHSFDKITNMQLEDAKKQKKKTIDVKINHQSYTVDLRTYVATDAKGNSLSVRRHTKSEVELPPYWSDMKQQKVCVVELQPDHPEYKTVASKFHVTCTHFVIEKIERIQNPELWKHYQTKKNNMDAKNGQVTNEKLLFHGTDAASVALVNGNGFNRSYAGKNAVAYGKGTYFAVNASYSANDVYSRPDANGKKHMYYVRVLTGCYTLGNASLIVPPPKDHQNPTDLYDTVTDCLQNPNLFVVFYDYQAYPEYLITFRR from the exons TTCGGCAGCGAGTTCTGGAGAGAGAGAGCCACGAGTTAGAATGGCCGGGAAAAGGAACATTCAAGTTAACTGTCCAGATTCCCACAGTCCCAGATGAAGTCCAGAAGGGGAAAATTCCTACAAAG GAATCCAAGACCAAAGAAAAGATTGAAGAATCAG ATTCATCAAAAAAACTAGAAGAAGACCTCTCTCTCAGTAGAAGAtcagaaaaagaggaagacacCCCAAAAGAGTGTGAAGATATTTCCTCTTTGGTTGCATTTGAAAATCTCAAGGCAAATGTGACTGATGTGATGTTAATGTTGTTAGTGGAGAATATAAGTGGCCTGACGAATGATGACTTTAAATTGGAATTTATACGAGACTTTAATGTGGCTGTAGTTACCTTTCAAACGTATACTG ATGCCTTGAAATTTGTTGGTGAATGTCCCAAGCACCATTCAGTGAAAAAACTTCAGCTTTCTGCAAGACTTCTGGAAGTGACAAAAACAATTCGAGTTGAAAACCTGCCACCTGGTGTTCATGACcatgatttaaaatgtttatttgaaaatCCTCATAATGGAGGGGGAAGAGTTGTCAGCATCGAATATTTCCTTGAGGAGAGTTCAGCACTGATTGAATTTTTTGACAGAAAAG tGATGGACACCATCATGACCAAGAAACTTGACCTCAATAATATGCCACTCTCTGTGTTCCCATACTATCCTTCTTTGGGCACAGCCTTGTATGGAGAGGAGAAACCTCTGATCAAGCTTCCAGCATCATTCAGAGAACCACTGGATCTTTCCTTATGGAAATTCTTGCAGAAAAAGAATCTGACTGAGGAGATACATGATCAGATGAGACGTTGTCACTGTGAGCTGACGTGGTGCCAGCACAACAGTGAAGTGATCATCAGACCTGCAGCCACATTAGTCAATGAAGGAAGGCTAAGAGTCAAGACTTGGCAGAAAGATGTTTCCAAACTTTTCTCTGACATCAGGTCTAAATATACAGTGACCTCATTTAAAGTGGATCCAACAGTGTGGGACACCATTAAAGACAGTTTAGAAGATGATAAGATTTTGATTGAATTTGATGCACTTGCAAGCATTGTAACCTTAGTGGGGGAGTCAGACGATGTACAAAACATTGAGCCACAGATCAAGGACTTAATAGAAAGCACcattcaaaatatgaaaagagaAGAGCAAAGTCTGAAACAAAAACTGGCCATTACTTCAAGCAAGTATTCACTTCTTTTGCACAGTGGCATACAAGAGCAGCTCCACACAGAGTGCCCAGAGGTGGAAATTTATTATGATGAAGCCTCTCAACACATGTGCTTCAAAGGACTCCCTGCAGAAGTGTATAAAGTAAAGTGTGAAATCCAGGAAAAGGTATACAGCATGGCTCAGAGAAAAATTCATGTTCACCCTAAGGTTTTCCAGTTTCTGCAACAGGTTGACTGTGCAGAATTCTCCAAGTCTCTCTTTATAGCACAGAACATTCTTGCAGTTTACGAGCTAGAGGGCACAACCGTCCTCTTAACTGGCTTCTCTTCTGAAGTCCTTGTGAAAGCTGAAAACCAAATGTGCAGCACCTTAATTTGTAAGTGCATTGATGTTGAGGACAGGAAAGTCCTTAATGGCAAGAATTGGAAAGGGCTCACTGGAAATTTGTGTAAGAAACACAATTCCTCCTCAAAGACTGTAGTAATCCAGGAGGTAACTTCAGAAACTGCAGCCCAGGTCATCATTGCAGGCTGTATAAGAGACGTAAGTAAAATCTACGACTTGCTTTTTGACTTCGTGGAAAAGCACACAAAAATAGAGAGATGGCATGGAGTAGAGAGTTCCTTAATTGTTgattatttaaaagcagaaaagcaAATCTGGCCAAAAATAAAGAGGATGAATGTTCAGGTAAATTTTAATCCTGAGAACAAGCAAAAAGCCATTTCACTAATTGGCCCAAAGACCAAAGTCCTGGAGGGAATGAAAATTGTCAAACAAGCCTTGGATTCAGTGTGTGTTAAAAGCATCCATATTGATAAACCAGGAGCTGGTCAGTTCTTCCAGGATAAAGCACGGTATTATAAAAGTGAGGTCAGAAGATTATTTGATTGTTTTATTGAActgaagaaagatgaagaaaaggcGAGAGGCGGCACTGGTGGGCAGAGGTGCTTATTTCGGACAGATTTAGCTCCTGGAGTCTCGCTAATTGTGCAGCAAGGCGACTTGACACACTTTCCCGTCCAGGTGGTGGTGAATGCGGCCAGTGAGGAACTCAAGCCCAGGGGGGCGTTGGCTGCTGCTCTTCTAGGAGCAGCTGGCCCTGAGCTTCAAGAAGACTGTGACCAGATATTGAAGAAAAAGGGCAAGATCTCACCTCCCTGTGCCATCATCTCGAAAGCAGGGAAGCTCCCATACCAACATGTGATCCACGcagtggggccccagtggaagaGTGATGAGGTCCAGAAATGTGTGTGGCAGCTAAAGACAGCTGTGAAGGAAAGTCTCAATTTGGCTGTAAAACACAAGTACCAATCCATAGCCATCCCTGCTATTAGTTCCAGAACCTTAAGCTTTCCTCTATCCCTGTGTGTGGAGAGCATTGTTTTGGCGATCAAGGAATGGTTCCAGTGTAAGAAGAATGGATCCACCTTGAAAGAGATTTACCTTGTGGATATAGCTGAGAAGACTGTTGAGGCCTTTGCTGAAAGTGCCAAAAGTATATTTAAAGACACCCTGCCTGATGTTGCTTCCCTGCCCAGTTTACCAGCAGCAGCCCAGCCCGACAAGAGAAAAGATGATGGAAATGGATCAAGTCTGTTGACCCCAGAAGGCCTGAGGATCCGACTGGTGAAAGGAGATGTGCAGAATGCTACA accCATGTTGTTGTCAACTCCATTCCCTCGGATCTTGAGCTCGATAGAGGACCCCTTTCCAAGGCCTTCTTGGAAAAAGCAGGACAAAAGCTCCAGGAGGAATTGAAGACAGCTGGACAAGGGGTTGTTGTTGATGTGGGCACTGTTCTCCAAACCAGCGGCTGCAGTCTGCACTGCCACCATGTGCTTCACGTGGTGGCTCCGAACTGGAGAGATAACAAACCGTCTTCACAGAAG ATCATGGAAAACATAATCAGAAAATGTTTGGAGATCACTGAGAGTTTGTCCTTAAACTCAATTGCATTTCCAGCGATAGGAACAGGAAATCTGGGGTTTCCTAAAAACATTTTTGCTCAATTAATCACCTCAGAAGTATTCACATTCAGTAGAAAGAGTCAATCCAGAACTTTACAAGAGGTTTGGTTTCTGTTGCATCCAAGTGATCATGAAACTATTCAG GCATTCTCAGATGAATTTGCTACAAGAGCTAATGGAAATATCATCACTGACAAAATTTCCAAGGCTGAAAGTACACAAG ATTTCTATGGGACTGTTTCTAACCCTGATTCAGGGATGTATGAAATGAAGATTGGGCCCATCCTTTTCCAAGTAGCCTCTGGAGATATCAGCAAAGAAGAGGCAGATGTGATCGTAAATTCAACATCAAAGTCATTTAATCTCAAAGCAG GGGTTTCCAAAGCAATTTTAGAAAGTGCTGGGGGAAATGTGGAAATAGAATGTTCTCGCCAAG CTCAACAGGGCCACAGTGATTATATAATTACTGAAGGCGGGTTTTTGAAGTGCAAGAATATCATTCACGTCATTGGTGGAAATGATGTCAAGAGATCAGTCACCTGTGTTTTGCAAGAGTGTGAAAAACGCCATTACTCGTCTGTTTGCCTCCCGGCCATTGGGACAG GTAGTGCCAAACAAGACCCAGATAAGGTTGCAGTAGCCATAATTGATGCCATTGAAGAATTTATTCAGAAAAGCTTAGTCCAGTCTATGAAAAAAGTTAAAGTTGTTATCTTTCAGCCTCAACTACTGGATGTATTTTATGCCAACATGAAAAAAAGAGGACCTCAGGCTTCTTTCCAACAGTGTATGATGTCTAAAATTGCAT cattTTTGGGCTTCTCAAggaaatctcccaaaaaacagactctggttttagaaaagaaaacagaattagcAGTTTTTCAGGTGTgtggtaaaaatgtaaaaaatgtggAAGACGCTCTCTTGTGGATACAGGACCTCATTCAAAAGGAACAGTGTCCCTACTCCAGTGAAGATGAATGTATCAAACACTTTGATACAAACGAATATAAAGAATTGGATGAGCTTCAGAAGAAGCtaaatatttccatttccttgaACTGTGAAAGACCTTTGATTGAGGTTTCTGGAATTACCAAAGATGTGATGCAGGCTAGAAATGCGATTGAGGACATGATCAAGAGAGTTAGATTGTCCAAAGaacaggagtctctggcagatcGTACCCGCGATTTTGTAGAATGGCAATATGAGGACGGTAATAATAAACTTCATAGTTTTGACAAAATAACCAACATGCAATTGGAGgatgcaaagaaacaaaagaaaaagacaattgaTGTCAAAATCAATCATCAGAGCTACACAGTGGACTTGAGGACATACGTTGCTACAGATGCAAAAGGAAACAGCTTATCTGTTCGGCGCCATACAAAATCTGAAG TTGAGCTGCCTCCGTACTGGAGTGATATGAAGCAGCAGAAAGTCTGTGTGGTTGAGCTACAGCCTGATCATCCAGAATACAAAACTGTGGCAAGCAAGTTTCATGTAACCTGCACACACTTCGTCATAGAGAAG ATTGAGAGGATTCAGAATCCAGAGCTCTGGAAACACtatcagacaaagaaaaacaacatggATGCCAAGAATGGCCAGGTGACCAATGAGAAGCTGCTCTTCCATGGGACAGATGCTGCCTCAGTGGCGCTTGTCAACGGAAACGGCTTTAACCGCAGTTACGCTGGAAAGAATG CTGTAGCATATGGAAAGGGAACCTATTTTGCTGTCAATGCCAGTTACTCCGCCAATGACGTGTACTCCAGACCAGACGCAAACGGGAAGAAGCATATGTACTATGTGCGAGTACTCACTGGATGCTACACGCTTGGAAACGCATCATTAATTGTGCCTCCTCCAAAGGACCACCAAAATCCTACTGACTTATATGACACTGTCACAGATTGTCTGCAAAATCCAAATTTATTTGTGGTATTTTATGACTACCAGGCTTACCCAGAGTACCTCATTACTTTTAGACGTTAA